In the Theobroma cacao cultivar B97-61/B2 chromosome 1, Criollo_cocoa_genome_V2, whole genome shotgun sequence genome, one interval contains:
- the LOC108661419 gene encoding uncharacterized protein LOC108661419 encodes MAKLDLIKYIFEKPFLSGRIARWQVLLSEYDIVYVSEKSIKGSIIVNFLADRANEDYESKRTISNELNPWKMYFDGASNALGHGIEAVLISPNEKYYPATARLNFNCTNNITEYEALVIGLQAAIEMKVNAIEFKEISFNHLPREENQIADALATLAAMFKIKEAADVRPFDLKVREVSAHCLNVEEEVDEAVLPVEVEIPSLRVLMETELKDAEWVRSRYEQLNLIEEKRLEALCHSQMYQRRMMQAYEKKVHPR; translated from the exons ATGGCGAAATTAGATCTCatcaagtatatttttgaaaaacccTTCTTGTCTGGGAGAATAGCTCGATGGCAAGTGCTATTGTCTGAgtatgatattgtgtatgtgtctgaaaaatcaatcaaagggAGCATCATCGTTAATTTTCTCGCAGATCGAGCTAATGAGGATTATGAATCT AAAAGGACAATCTCAAATGAACTTAATCCATGGAAGATGTATTTTGATGGAGCATCCAATGCTTTGGGGCACGGAATTGAGGCAGTGTTGATTTCTCCAAATGAAAAGTACTATCCAGCCACTGCGAGATTGAATTTCAATTGTACTAATAACATAACAGAGTATGAGGCGTTGGTAATAGGATTACAAGCAGCAATTGAGATGAAGGTCAACGCGATAGAG TTCAAGGAAATCAGCTTCAACCATTTGCCTCGAGAAGAAAATCAGATTGCTGATGCTTTGGCCACTCTCGCAGcaatgttcaaaataaaagaagcaGCTGATGTACGCCCTTTTGATTTAAAAGTCCGTGAAGTCTCCGCACACTGCTTGAATGTAGAGGAAGAGGTTGATG AAGCAGTTCTACCTGTTGAAGTagaaatcccatcattgaGGGTGTTGATGGAAACAGAATTAAAAGATGCTGAGTGGGTCCGCTCCCGCTACGAgcaattgaatttgattgaaGAGAAAAGGCTCGAGGCTCTTTGTCACAGCCAGATGTACCAACGAAGAATGATGCAAGCATATGAGAAAAAAGTTCATCCCAGATAG
- the LOC18613533 gene encoding dol-P-Man:Man(5)GlcNAc(2)-PP-Dol alpha-1,3-mannosyltransferase isoform X2 encodes MSQVSGFLGGERDYKNLKGDTGPLVYPAGFLYVYSAIQYVTGGQVFPAQILFGILYIINLGIVLLIYVKTDVLPWWALSLVSLSKRVHSIFVLRLFNDCFAMTLLHAAMASILYQRWHLGLIIFSAAVSIKMNVLLYAPPLLILMLQAMNISGIISALAGAALVQIVLGLPFLVSYPIEYISQAFNLGRVFIHFWSVNFKFIPEPIFVSKEFAVSLLIAHLVLLAFFAHYKWCKHEGGLLNFLCLRIRSYFSTSSSSLPKTLKKEYITTTMFVGNFIGIVCARSLHYQFYSWYFYSLPYLLWRTPFPTLLRVFLFLGVELCWNVYPSNSCSSVLLLCLHLVILWGLWSSSPENPCVSDKSLSRKDK; translated from the exons ATGTCTCAG GTAAGTGGGTTTCTCGGTGGAGAAAGGGATTACAAGAACTTGAAAGGAGACACTGGGCCGCTTGTCTACCCAGCTGGCTTCCTTTATGTTTATTCCGCTATTCAGTATGTTACAGGAGGACAGGTTTTTCCAGCTCAG ATTTTGTTTGGGATTTTATACATCATAAACCTGGGAATCGTCTTATTAATCTATGTAAAGACTGATGTG CTTCCATGGTGGGCTCTGAGCTTGGTTTCTCTTTCAAAGAGAGTTCACTCAATATTTGTGCTTCGTCTGTTTAATGACTGTTTTGCAATGACACTTCTCCATGCTGCGATGGCATCCATTCTTTACCAACGGTGGCATTTGGGATTGATTATTTTTAG TGCTGCAGTTTCAATAAAGATGAATGTCCTCCTTTATGCTCCACCTCTTTTAATACTCATGCTACAG GCTATGAATATCAGTGGGATAATATCAGCTTTAGCTGGTGCGGCGCTGGTGCAG ATTGTGCTGGGGCTGCCCTTTCTAGTATCATATCCAATTGAATATATATCGCAAGCCTTTAATCTTGGACGTGTCTTCATCCACTTCTG GTCTGTCAACTTCAAGTTCATTCCTGAACCAATTTTTGTATCAAAGGAATTTGCTGTCTCTTTGCTGATTGCTCACCTTGTATTACTCGCATTTTTTGCTCATTATAAATGGTGCAA GCATGAAGGTGGGcttcttaattttttgtgTTTGAGGATTAGATCTTATTTCTCAACATCTAGCAGTTCATTGCCAAAAACCCTCAAGAAAGAAT ATATCACGACAACCATGTTTGTTGGAAACTTCATTGGCATTGTATGTGCCCGCTCATTGCATTATCAATTCTATTCATG GTATTTCTATAGCTTGCCTTACCTGTTGTGGAGAACACCTTTCCCTACATTGCTTCG TGTTTTTTTGTTCCTAGGAGTGGAGCTGTGCTGGAATGTGTATCCATCAAACTCTTGTTCATCTGTTCTACTCCTTTGTCTTCACCTAGTTATATTGTGGGGTTTATGGTCTTCCTCACCCGAAAATCCCTGTGTGAGTGATAAATCGCTTAGTAGAAAGGACAAATGA
- the LOC18613530 gene encoding protein LOW PSII ACCUMULATION 1, chloroplastic, whose product MAVSALALNQQLLCFSNSRTRAISRPWFPKKETLVNSHKAHIFIVSCSSSSTSQSPEANTQSAESCVNLGLSLFSKGRVKDALIQFETALTLDPNPEEAQAALYNKACCHAYRGEGKKAADCLRTALRDYNLKFGTILNDPDLASFRASPEFKELQEEARLGGEDIGYSFRRDLKLISEVQAPFRGVRRFFYVAFSAAAGISLFFTLPRLFSAIKGDDGAPDLWETAGNAAINIGGIIVLVALFFWDNKKEEEQLAQISRDETLSRLPLRLSTNRVVELMQLRDTVRPVILAGKKETVSLAIQKAERFRTELLRRGVLVVPVIWGEGGTPQVEKKGFGASPKAAVALPSIGEDFEKRAQSITAKSKLKAEIRFRAEVVSPEEWERWIRDQQKSEGVTPGEDVYIILRLDGRVRRSGKGMPDWPQIVQELPPMEALLSKLER is encoded by the exons ATGGCTGTGTCTGCTCTGGCACTGAACCAGCAACTCCTCTGCTTCTCGAATTCAAGGACAAGAGCAATATCAAGGCCATGGTTTCCCAAAAAAGAAACGCTTGTGAATTCTCACAAGGCTCATATCTTTATAGTTTCTTGCTCTTCCTCTTCGACTTCCCAGTCCCCAGAGGCCAACACTCAGTCTGCAGAGTCTTGTGTCAATCTGGGCCTCTCCCTCTTCTCCAAAGGACGC GTTAAAGATGCTTTAATCCAGTTTGAAACAGCCCTTACTTTAGATCCAAACCCTGAGGAAGCTCAAGCTGCTCTCTATAACAAAGCATGCTGTCATGCCTACAG AGGGGAAGGAAAGAAAGCTGCTGATTGTCTGCGGACAGCTTTGAGAGACTACAACCTCAAATTTGGTACAATTTTAAATGATCCTGATTTGGCCTCCTTCAGAGCATCGCCTGAGTTCAAGGAATTGCAAGAAGAG GCCAGGCTGGGCGGAGAAGATATAGGCTACAGTTTTCGAAGAGATCTCAAACTTATCAGTGAAGTCCAGGCCCCATTTCGTGGGGTTAGGAGATTTTTTTATGTGGCATTCTCTGCAGCTGCTGGAATTTCACTGTTCTTCACTCTACCTAGGCTATTTAGTGCTATTAAAGGTGATGATGGTGCTCCTGATCTATGGGAAACTGCAGGCAATGCTGCCATAAATATTGGAG GTATCATTGTTCTTGTGGCATTATTCTTCTGGGACAACAAGAAGGAGGAAGAGCAACTTGCACAAATATCCCGAGATGAAACTCTCTCTAGGTTGCCTTTGCGCCTTTCCACCAATCGGGTTGTTGAACTCATGCAGTTACGAGACACTGTTAGGCCA GTTATTTTAGCGGGGAAAAAGGAAACAGTTTCGTTGGCCATACAAAAGGCTGAGAGATTTCGAACTGAGCTCCTCAGGCGAGGTGTTCTTGTAGTTCCTGTCATTTGGGGTGAAGGTGGAACACCACAAGTGGAGAAGAAGGGTTTTGGGGCTTCTCCAAAGGCAGCAGTTGCTCTTCCTTCTATTGGG GAAGACTTTGAGAAACGAGCTCAATCTATAACTGCAAAATCAAAGTTGAAAGCTGAAATTCGATTTAGGGCGGAGGTTGTATCACCTGAAGAATGGGAAAG GTGGATCAGGGACCAACAAAAGTCTGAAGGAGTTACTCCTGGTGAGGATGTGTACATAATTTTGCGCCTAGATGGTCGAGTTCGAAGATCAGGAAAA GGAATGCCTGATTGGCCACAAATAGTGCAGGAGCTACCACCAATGGAAGCATTGCTAAGCAAACTAGAAAGATAG
- the LOC18613531 gene encoding rapid alkalinization factor, with the protein MSNPSGFLLAVSLVLTTLIISLSTVEAGGDHHLINWVPTKAGCQGSMAECITNDEFDMDSEINRRILATTQYISYGALQRNTVPCSLRGASYYNCQPGAQANPYSRGCSAITRCRS; encoded by the coding sequence ATGTCTAATCCCTCTGGTTTTCTCCTGGCCGTTTCCTTAGTCCTCACAACTCTGATCATCTCCTTGTCGACCGTCGAAGCAGGTGGTGACCACCACTTGATCAACTGGGTTCCGACCAAGGCTGGCTGCCAGGGCTCCATGGCTGAGTGCATAACTAACGATGAGTTTGATATGGACTCCGAGATAAACAGGCGCATATTGGCAACCACGCAGTACATAAGCTACGGAGCTCTGCAGAGGAACACCGTGCCATGCTCTCTCAGGGGTGCATCCTACTATAACTGTCAGCCAGGCGCACAAGCTAACCCCTACAGCCGAGGTTGCAGTGCCATTACCCGTTGCCGTAGTTAA
- the LOC18613533 gene encoding dol-P-Man:Man(5)GlcNAc(2)-PP-Dol alpha-1,3-mannosyltransferase isoform X1, which translates to MAVKNSASAHAKRSRRKDAGAFSLIPKLLKNPKTAMALALLFIDALLVSFIIAYVPYTKIDWDAYMSQVSGFLGGERDYKNLKGDTGPLVYPAGFLYVYSAIQYVTGGQVFPAQILFGILYIINLGIVLLIYVKTDVLPWWALSLVSLSKRVHSIFVLRLFNDCFAMTLLHAAMASILYQRWHLGLIIFSAAVSIKMNVLLYAPPLLILMLQAMNISGIISALAGAALVQIVLGLPFLVSYPIEYISQAFNLGRVFIHFWSVNFKFIPEPIFVSKEFAVSLLIAHLVLLAFFAHYKWCKHEGGLLNFLCLRIRSYFSTSSSSLPKTLKKEYITTTMFVGNFIGIVCARSLHYQFYSWYFYSLPYLLWRTPFPTLLRVFLFLGVELCWNVYPSNSCSSVLLLCLHLVILWGLWSSSPENPCVSDKSLSRKDK; encoded by the exons atggCAGTGAAAAACTCAGCTTCTGCTCATGCCAAACGCTCTCGAAGAAAAGATGCTGGTGCTTTTTCTTTGATCCCAAAACTTctcaaaaacccaaaaacagCAATGGCTTTGGCTTTGCTTTTCATTGACGCCCTCCTCGTCTCCTTCATCATCGCCTACGTCCCTT ATACGAAGATAGATTGGGACGCTTACATGTCTCAG GTAAGTGGGTTTCTCGGTGGAGAAAGGGATTACAAGAACTTGAAAGGAGACACTGGGCCGCTTGTCTACCCAGCTGGCTTCCTTTATGTTTATTCCGCTATTCAGTATGTTACAGGAGGACAGGTTTTTCCAGCTCAG ATTTTGTTTGGGATTTTATACATCATAAACCTGGGAATCGTCTTATTAATCTATGTAAAGACTGATGTG CTTCCATGGTGGGCTCTGAGCTTGGTTTCTCTTTCAAAGAGAGTTCACTCAATATTTGTGCTTCGTCTGTTTAATGACTGTTTTGCAATGACACTTCTCCATGCTGCGATGGCATCCATTCTTTACCAACGGTGGCATTTGGGATTGATTATTTTTAG TGCTGCAGTTTCAATAAAGATGAATGTCCTCCTTTATGCTCCACCTCTTTTAATACTCATGCTACAG GCTATGAATATCAGTGGGATAATATCAGCTTTAGCTGGTGCGGCGCTGGTGCAG ATTGTGCTGGGGCTGCCCTTTCTAGTATCATATCCAATTGAATATATATCGCAAGCCTTTAATCTTGGACGTGTCTTCATCCACTTCTG GTCTGTCAACTTCAAGTTCATTCCTGAACCAATTTTTGTATCAAAGGAATTTGCTGTCTCTTTGCTGATTGCTCACCTTGTATTACTCGCATTTTTTGCTCATTATAAATGGTGCAA GCATGAAGGTGGGcttcttaattttttgtgTTTGAGGATTAGATCTTATTTCTCAACATCTAGCAGTTCATTGCCAAAAACCCTCAAGAAAGAAT ATATCACGACAACCATGTTTGTTGGAAACTTCATTGGCATTGTATGTGCCCGCTCATTGCATTATCAATTCTATTCATG GTATTTCTATAGCTTGCCTTACCTGTTGTGGAGAACACCTTTCCCTACATTGCTTCG TGTTTTTTTGTTCCTAGGAGTGGAGCTGTGCTGGAATGTGTATCCATCAAACTCTTGTTCATCTGTTCTACTCCTTTGTCTTCACCTAGTTATATTGTGGGGTTTATGGTCTTCCTCACCCGAAAATCCCTGTGTGAGTGATAAATCGCTTAGTAGAAAGGACAAATGA
- the LOC18613532 gene encoding heat shock factor-binding protein 1, giving the protein MDGHNSEDSKQSTADMTVFVQNLLQQMQSRFQTMSDSIITKIDEMGSRINELEQSINDLKAEMGVEGSPSPLAPSKQKSDEAKQEEGSA; this is encoded by the exons ATG GACGGACATAATTCGGAAGACTCAAAGCAAAGCACTGCTGATATGACTGTTTTT GTGCAAAATCTTCTTCAACAAATG CAATCTAGGTTTCAAACAATGTCTGATTCCATTATTACAAAGA TTGATGAAATGGGAAGCCGTATAAACGAGCTGGAGCAGAGCATCAATGACCTAAAAGCAGAGATGGGAGTGGAAGGCTCTCCATCTCCTTTAGCTCCATCAAAGCAGAAGTCTGATGAAGCAAAGCAAGAGGAAGGTTCAGCATGA